GGCGGGATCCTGCAATTCGTCCTGCGGTCGCTGCTTGCCTAGCCGGCACGATCTACACTCGCTGGAAGAACGTTCCACTTCCGAGAGGGGCCCGGCATGAGCATGCTGGCGCGCATCCAGGGTCCACGCGACCTCGATGCCCTCACTCCCGCCGAACTCAACGAACTCGCGGCCGAAATTCGAGCGTTCCTGGTCGAGAAAGTGTCCCGCACAGGCGGGCACCTTGGTCCTAACCTCGGGGTCGTCGAAACGACGATTGCGTTGCACCGGGTCTTCGATTCGCCCAACGACCTCATCCTGTGGGACACCGGCCATCAGTCTTACGTTCACAAGATCATCACAGGTCGCATGTCCGGGTTCGACGAGTTGCGCCAATTCGGCGGGCTGTCCGGTTACCCAAGCCGAAGCGAGAGTCCGCACGACGTCATTGAGAACTCCCACGCGTCGACCTCCCTCGCCTACGCTGACGGCATCGCGAAGGCTTGGCGCCTCAAGGGCCAACTCGCTCACGACCCAGGCGTCACCGATGGCCGACACGTAATAGCGGTGATCGGTGACGGCGCCCTGACCGGTGGGATGGCCTGGGAGGCGCTGAACAACATCGCGGGTAGCGATCGACAAGTCATCATTGTCGTCAACGACAACGAGCGCTCGTACGCGCCCACGATCGGTGGTGTCGCGCATCATCTGGCGACGTTGCGGACCACAGTCGGCTATGAACGAACGCTCGATTGGGGCAAGCGTCTGTTGGGCCGTACCCCCGTCCTTGGCCCACCCACCTATGACGCCCTGCACGGTTTGAAGAAGGGCATGAAGGACATGCTGGCCCCGCAGGGCATGTTCGAGGATTTGGGTTTGAAGTACGTCGGTCCGATCGACGGGCATGACACTGAGGCGATGATGTTCGCATTGCGACGAGCGGCCGCCTTCCCTGGACCCGTCATCGTTCACGCAATCACGGAAAAGGGTCGTGGTTACCGGCCGGCCGAACTTGACGACGCTGATCGCTTCCACGGTGTTGGCATCATCGACCCCGCGACCGGGCAGCCCGTCAAGCCCGGCGCGCCAACTTGGACCGGCGTGTTCAGCGATGAACTCGTGTCCATCGGACGACGTGACGACACAGTCGTCGCCATCACTGCCGCCATGCTCGCCCCGACCGGGCTTACCGACTTTGCCAGGCAGTTTCCCGACCGCACCTTCGATACCGGCATCGCCGAGCAGCATGCGACCGCATCTGCGGCCGGGATGGCGTTCGCTGGGCTACACCCAGTGGTCGCCGTGTACTCGACCTTCATCAACCGGGCATTCGACCAAGTGCTCATGGATTGCGCCCTGCATCAAGCACCCGTGACATTCGTGCTTGACCGGGCGGGGATCACCGGCCCGGACGGCGCAAGCCATCACGGTGAGTGGGACATGTCGTTGCTGGGCATCGTGCCCGGCTTGCGACTTGCGGCCCCACGCGACGGGCAGCGGCTACGCGAGCTACTCGGCGAGGCGATTGCCATAGGTGATGGCCCGTCCGTCGTGCGGTTCCCCAGCGGTGCCGTCCCCGATGACATTGCGGCAGTGGCCCGTCGCGATGGCGTCGATGTGCTGGTGCGCGCCCAAGACAGTCAGGTGTTGCTCGTGAGCATCGGAGCCACGGCGGCGATGGCGCTT
This genomic interval from Candidatus Nanopelagicales bacterium contains the following:
- a CDS encoding 1-deoxy-D-xylulose-5-phosphate synthase, which encodes MSMLARIQGPRDLDALTPAELNELAAEIRAFLVEKVSRTGGHLGPNLGVVETTIALHRVFDSPNDLILWDTGHQSYVHKIITGRMSGFDELRQFGGLSGYPSRSESPHDVIENSHASTSLAYADGIAKAWRLKGQLAHDPGVTDGRHVIAVIGDGALTGGMAWEALNNIAGSDRQVIIVVNDNERSYAPTIGGVAHHLATLRTTVGYERTLDWGKRLLGRTPVLGPPTYDALHGLKKGMKDMLAPQGMFEDLGLKYVGPIDGHDTEAMMFALRRAAAFPGPVIVHAITEKGRGYRPAELDDADRFHGVGIIDPATGQPVKPGAPTWTGVFSDELVSIGRRDDTVVAITAAMLAPTGLTDFARQFPDRTFDTGIAEQHATASAAGMAFAGLHPVVAVYSTFINRAFDQVLMDCALHQAPVTFVLDRAGITGPDGASHHGEWDMSLLGIVPGLRLAAPRDGQRLRELLGEAIAIGDGPSVVRFPSGAVPDDIAAVARRDGVDVLVRAQDSQVLLVSIGATAAMALEVAARAADHGVSVTVVDPRWVYPISDSLIAMAAASDLVVTLEDNTRSGGVGSRISQAMRDRSIAVPCRDIGLPAQFLPHGSRVAIAGVAGMTAADVARQIVEAAAALSDEVAVGGPSIGS